A genomic window from Streptomyces sp. MST-110588 includes:
- a CDS encoding ABC transporter permease, producing the protein MLPFLIRRTFGAIVILILLSAFTFFVFFSAGDPALMSCGKNCTADNIALIHQNLGLDKPLIQQYWDFVVGIFAGRDFTVGHCPAPCFGYSFATKQNVWDTMIDRLPTTASLAIGGAVVFLTIGLGAGLLAAWKRGSLLDKGVTGASMVLSSVQIYILGPVVLGLFVYSGIMAAPKYVDFTSDPAGWFMGLLLPWLVMSTIFTAQYTRMSRSTMIEQLQEEHVRTAKAKGMPRRYVFLRYAWRGSLIPIVTILGMDLGSLFGGAMITEYTFSLAGLGRLAINSVTTLDLPMVMGVLLFSASLILLFNIIVDATYAFIDPRVRLS; encoded by the coding sequence ATGCTTCCCTTCCTAATTCGCCGGACGTTCGGCGCCATCGTCATCCTCATCCTCCTGAGCGCCTTCACCTTCTTCGTCTTCTTCTCCGCGGGCGACCCGGCACTGATGTCCTGCGGCAAGAACTGCACGGCCGACAACATCGCGCTCATCCACCAGAACCTCGGCCTGGACAAGCCGCTGATCCAGCAGTACTGGGACTTCGTGGTGGGCATCTTCGCCGGGCGCGACTTCACCGTCGGGCACTGCCCCGCCCCCTGCTTCGGCTACTCCTTCGCCACCAAGCAGAACGTGTGGGACACCATGATCGACCGGCTGCCCACCACGGCGTCGCTGGCCATCGGCGGGGCCGTCGTCTTCCTGACGATCGGCCTGGGCGCCGGGCTGCTCGCCGCCTGGAAGCGCGGCAGCCTGCTGGACAAGGGCGTCACCGGCGCGTCCATGGTCCTCAGCTCGGTGCAGATCTACATCCTGGGGCCGGTGGTGCTGGGCCTGTTCGTCTACAGCGGCATCATGGCCGCGCCCAAGTACGTGGACTTCACCTCCGACCCGGCCGGCTGGTTCATGGGGCTGCTGCTGCCGTGGCTGGTGATGTCGACGATCTTCACGGCGCAGTACACCCGTATGTCCCGCTCGACCATGATCGAGCAGCTCCAGGAGGAACACGTACGGACGGCCAAGGCCAAGGGCATGCCGCGCCGCTACGTCTTCCTGCGGTACGCCTGGCGCGGCTCGCTGATCCCGATCGTCACCATCCTCGGCATGGACCTGGGGTCGCTGTTCGGCGGCGCCATGATCACCGAGTACACCTTCTCGCTGGCCGGGCTGGGACGGCTGGCGATCAACTCCGTCACCACCCTCGACCTGCCCATGGTGATGGGCGTGCTGCTCTTCAGCGCGTCCCTGATCCTGCTGTTCAACATCATCGTGGACGCGACGTACGCCTTCATCGACCCGCGCGTGCGCCTGTCCTAG
- a CDS encoding ABC transporter ATP-binding protein, with product MTTPLTKAEGTPAPAGTDPFLSVRDLYVRFSTEDGIVKAVDGLSFDLERGQTLGIVGESGSGKSVTNLAVLGLHNPKTTVVTGEIVLDGQELTGAREKTLERLRGNKMAMIFQDALTALSPYYTVGRQIAEPFIKHTGASRREGRQRAVEMLTKVGIPQPALRVDDYPHQFSGGMRQRAMIAMALVCNPELLIADEPTTALDVTVQAQILDLLKDLQQEFGSAIILITHDLGVVANTADDLLVMYAGRAVERGSVKEILAEPQHPYTWGLLSSMPRLSSDVGEELHPIPGAPPSLLDPPSGCPFHPRCGFVQEVGEDRCAGERPPLAPGRASACHLTPEQKHDFFTEQIKPRLG from the coding sequence GTGACCACACCACTGACCAAGGCCGAGGGCACGCCGGCCCCGGCGGGAACGGACCCCTTCTTGTCCGTCCGCGACCTGTACGTGCGGTTCTCCACCGAGGACGGCATCGTCAAGGCGGTCGACGGGCTCTCCTTCGACCTGGAACGGGGCCAGACCCTGGGCATCGTCGGCGAGTCCGGCTCCGGCAAGTCCGTGACCAACCTGGCCGTACTGGGGCTGCACAACCCCAAGACCACCGTGGTCACCGGGGAGATCGTGCTGGACGGCCAGGAGCTGACCGGCGCCCGGGAGAAGACCCTGGAGCGGCTGCGCGGCAACAAGATGGCCATGATCTTCCAGGACGCGCTGACCGCGCTGTCCCCGTACTACACCGTCGGGCGGCAGATCGCCGAGCCCTTCATCAAGCACACCGGCGCGAGCCGGCGCGAGGGGCGGCAGCGGGCGGTGGAGATGCTCACCAAGGTCGGCATCCCGCAGCCGGCACTGCGGGTGGACGACTATCCGCACCAGTTCTCCGGCGGTATGCGCCAGCGCGCCATGATCGCCATGGCGCTGGTCTGCAACCCGGAGCTGCTGATCGCGGACGAGCCGACCACCGCTCTGGACGTCACCGTGCAGGCCCAGATCCTGGACCTCCTCAAGGACCTCCAGCAGGAGTTCGGCTCGGCGATCATCCTGATCACCCACGACCTCGGGGTCGTCGCGAACACCGCGGACGACTTGCTGGTGATGTACGCGGGCCGGGCCGTGGAGCGCGGCTCCGTCAAGGAGATCCTCGCCGAGCCGCAACACCCGTACACCTGGGGCCTGTTGTCCTCGATGCCGCGGCTGTCCTCCGACGTGGGCGAGGAGCTGCACCCGATCCCCGGCGCCCCGCCGAGCCTGCTCGACCCGCCGTCCGGCTGCCCCTTCCACCCCCGGTGCGGCTTCGTGCAGGAGGTCGGCGAGGACCGCTGCGCCGGCGAGCGCCCGCCGCTGGCGCCGGGACGGGCCTCGGCCTGCCATCTGACACCCGAACAGAAGCACGACTTCTTCACCGAGCAGATCAAGCCCCGGCTGGGCTAG
- a CDS encoding oligopeptide/dipeptide ABC transporter ATP-binding protein, which yields MSENVTLPGTRPAPAPSGEPLLVAEGLTKHFPIYGGFPFKRRVGAVQAVDGIDLAVRPAESFGLVGESGCGKSTTGRLLTRLLEPTAGKITYAGRDITHAGRKELAPVRSEIQMIFQDPYASLNPRQTVGAIIRGPMEINDIRPPQGLEARARELLEIVGLNPEHYNRFPHEFSGGQRQRIGVARALALQPKLIVADEPVSALDVSIQAQVVNLLQELQREMGIAFLFIAHDLAVVRHFSQRVAVMYLGKIVEVGDRESIYDHPRHPYTHALLSAVPEARLVESEEETRERIRLAGDVPSPVNPPSGCRFRTRCWKAKERCATEEPPLVQLSGNRDGHLTACHFPEEPTTAAREEDIVLDPALAAIEEANAEESPAGPAGEEPGKTP from the coding sequence ATGAGCGAGAACGTCACCCTGCCCGGCACCCGGCCCGCCCCGGCCCCCTCGGGCGAGCCGCTGCTGGTCGCCGAGGGGCTGACCAAGCACTTCCCGATCTACGGCGGCTTCCCGTTCAAGCGGCGGGTCGGCGCGGTCCAGGCAGTGGACGGCATCGACCTGGCCGTCCGGCCGGCCGAGAGCTTCGGCCTGGTCGGCGAGTCGGGCTGCGGCAAGTCCACCACCGGCCGGCTGCTGACCCGGCTGCTGGAGCCCACCGCAGGCAAGATCACCTACGCCGGGCGGGACATCACCCACGCCGGCCGCAAGGAGCTGGCGCCGGTCCGCTCCGAGATCCAGATGATCTTCCAGGACCCGTACGCGTCCCTCAACCCGCGCCAGACGGTCGGCGCGATCATCCGCGGCCCGATGGAGATCAACGACATCCGGCCGCCCCAGGGCCTGGAGGCCCGGGCCCGCGAACTGCTGGAGATCGTGGGCCTGAACCCCGAGCACTACAACCGCTTCCCGCACGAGTTCTCCGGCGGCCAGCGCCAGCGCATCGGCGTGGCCCGCGCGCTCGCCCTGCAGCCGAAGCTGATCGTCGCCGACGAGCCGGTCTCGGCGCTGGACGTCTCCATCCAGGCCCAGGTCGTCAACCTGCTCCAGGAACTCCAGCGCGAGATGGGCATCGCCTTCCTGTTCATCGCCCACGACCTGGCGGTGGTGCGGCACTTCAGCCAGCGCGTGGCCGTCATGTACCTGGGGAAGATCGTCGAGGTCGGCGACCGGGAGTCCATCTACGACCACCCTCGCCACCCCTACACCCACGCCCTGCTGTCCGCGGTGCCCGAGGCCCGGCTGGTGGAGTCCGAGGAGGAGACGCGCGAGCGCATCCGGCTGGCCGGTGACGTGCCCTCGCCCGTCAACCCGCCCTCCGGCTGCCGCTTCCGCACCCGCTGCTGGAAGGCGAAGGAGCGCTGTGCGACCGAGGAGCCGCCGCTCGTACAGCTCTCCGGCAACCGGGACGGGCACCTGACGGCCTGTCATTTCCCCGAGGAACCGACGACCGCGGCGCGGGAAGAGGACATCGTCCTGGACCCGGCACTGGCCGCGATCGAGGAGGCGAACGCCGAGGAATCACCGGCCGGTCCGGCCGGTGAGGAGCCCGGCAAGACCCCTTGA
- a CDS encoding dipeptide ABC transporter ATP-binding protein, with protein sequence MRRGDQGGGGAAAEREVTREPQVARTAAGEPVLQVRGLVKHYPLTRGIVVKKQVGAVKAVDGVSFDLARGETLGIVGESGCGKSTVARMLVGLEAPTAGRILYRGEDITRLSGRALKAVRRNIQMVFQDPYTSLNPRMTVGDIIGEPYEIHPEVAPKGDRRRKVQELLDVVGLNPEYINRYPHQFSGGQRQRIGIARGLALRPEVIVADEPVSALDVSVQAQVVNLLEQLQREFDLSYVFIAHDLSVVRHISDRVAVMYLGRLVETGTDEEIYDHPTHPYTQALLSAVPVPDPDARARRERILLAGDVPSPADPPSGCRFRTRCWKARERCALEVPALAVPAEFRLLGGPAAHDSACHFAEERHVVPPADEGTRADGGTPAGPPADDGARAGMRTEDGTQVDGGTRAGPQAGPRPDGSGDAGPW encoded by the coding sequence ATGCGGCGCGGTGACCAGGGAGGGGGCGGGGCGGCGGCGGAGCGGGAGGTGACGCGGGAGCCGCAGGTGGCGCGTACGGCCGCCGGCGAACCGGTCCTTCAGGTACGGGGCCTGGTCAAGCACTACCCACTGACCCGGGGCATCGTGGTCAAGAAGCAGGTCGGCGCGGTCAAGGCCGTGGACGGCGTCTCCTTCGACCTGGCCCGGGGCGAGACGCTGGGCATCGTCGGCGAGTCGGGCTGCGGGAAGTCGACGGTGGCCAGGATGCTGGTCGGCCTCGAAGCGCCGACGGCCGGCCGGATCCTGTACCGGGGCGAGGACATCACCAGGCTGTCGGGGCGCGCGCTGAAGGCCGTACGCCGCAACATCCAGATGGTCTTCCAGGACCCCTACACCTCGCTCAACCCGCGGATGACGGTCGGTGACATCATCGGCGAGCCGTACGAGATCCACCCCGAGGTGGCGCCGAAGGGCGACCGGCGGCGGAAGGTCCAGGAGCTGCTGGACGTCGTGGGTCTGAACCCGGAGTACATCAACCGCTATCCGCACCAGTTCTCCGGCGGCCAGCGCCAGCGCATCGGCATCGCCCGCGGCCTGGCCCTGCGCCCCGAGGTCATCGTCGCCGACGAGCCGGTCTCCGCGCTGGACGTCTCCGTACAGGCCCAGGTCGTCAACCTCCTGGAGCAGCTCCAGCGCGAGTTCGACCTCTCCTACGTCTTCATCGCCCACGACCTGTCGGTGGTCCGGCACATCTCCGACCGGGTGGCGGTGATGTACCTCGGCCGCCTGGTGGAGACCGGTACGGACGAGGAGATCTACGACCACCCCACCCACCCGTACACCCAGGCCCTGCTGTCCGCCGTACCGGTGCCCGACCCCGACGCGCGCGCCCGCCGGGAGCGCATCCTGCTGGCCGGGGACGTGCCCTCGCCGGCCGATCCGCCCTCCGGCTGCCGTTTCCGTACGCGCTGCTGGAAAGCCCGGGAGCGGTGCGCGCTGGAGGTGCCGGCGCTGGCCGTACCGGCTGAGTTCCGGCTGCTGGGCGGGCCCGCGGCACACGACTCGGCCTGTCACTTCGCCGAGGAGCGCCACGTGGTGCCGCCGGCGGACGAGGGCACGCGAGCAGACGGTGGCACACCGGCGGGTCCGCCGGCGGACGACGGCGCTCGGGCCGGTATGCGGACGGAGGACGGCACGCAGGTGGACGGTGGCACACGGGCGGGTCCGCAGGCCGGCCCACGGCCGGACGGCAGTGGGGACGCCGGCCCCTGGTGA
- a CDS encoding ABC transporter ATP-binding protein: MTTQDTPDGPRTPDGPRTPGTPGTPDTPQESGSSRTPPAGLLDVRDLKVEFRTRDGVAKAVNGVSYRVAAGETLAVLGESGSGKSVTAQAVMGILDSPPGFVTGGEIFFQGRDLLKLGAEERRKVRGAKMAMIFQDALSALNPVLSVGAQLGEMYEVHAGLSRKEARGRAAELMDRVRIPAARQRVGDYPHQFSGGMRQRIMIAMALALEPDLIIADEPTTALDVTVQAQVMDLLAELQREYNMGLILITHDLGVVADVADKIAVMYAGRIMETAPVHDLYKAPAHPYTRGLLDSIPRLDRKGRDLYAIKGLPPNLTRIPPGCEFNPRCPMAQDVCVTDRPPLYDVAHGRASACHFWKETLDAAR, from the coding sequence ATGACGACGCAGGACACGCCGGACGGACCGCGTACGCCGGACGGACCGCGTACGCCGGGCACACCAGGTACGCCGGATACGCCGCAGGAATCGGGCTCGTCGCGGACGCCGCCGGCCGGGCTGCTGGACGTACGGGATCTGAAGGTGGAGTTCCGTACGCGCGACGGGGTCGCCAAGGCCGTCAACGGCGTGAGCTACCGCGTGGCCGCCGGGGAGACGCTGGCCGTCCTGGGGGAGTCGGGCTCGGGCAAGTCCGTCACCGCGCAGGCCGTCATGGGCATCCTGGACTCCCCGCCCGGGTTCGTCACCGGCGGGGAGATCTTCTTCCAGGGGCGGGACCTGCTCAAGCTCGGCGCCGAGGAGCGCCGCAAGGTGCGCGGCGCGAAGATGGCGATGATCTTCCAGGACGCGCTCTCCGCGCTCAACCCCGTCCTGAGCGTGGGGGCGCAGCTCGGTGAGATGTACGAGGTGCACGCCGGCCTGTCGCGCAAGGAAGCGCGCGGCAGGGCGGCCGAGCTGATGGACCGGGTCCGCATCCCGGCCGCCCGGCAGCGGGTGGGGGACTACCCGCACCAGTTCTCCGGGGGCATGCGTCAGCGGATCATGATTGCGATGGCGCTGGCGCTGGAGCCGGATCTGATCATCGCGGACGAGCCGACGACGGCGCTGGACGTCACGGTGCAGGCCCAGGTGATGGATCTGCTCGCGGAGTTGCAGCGCGAGTACAACATGGGACTCATTCTGATCACCCATGACCTGGGTGTGGTCGCGGACGTGGCCGACAAGATCGCGGTGATGTACGCGGGCCGGATCATGGAGACGGCTCCCGTGCACGACCTCTACAAGGCCCCGGCCCACCCGTACACCCGCGGCCTGCTGGACTCCATCCCGCGCCTGGACCGCAAGGGCCGGGACCTGTACGCGATCAAGGGCCTGCCGCCCAACCTCACCCGTATCCCGCCGGGGTGCGAGTTCAACCCGCGCTGCCCGATGGCCCAGGACGTCTGCGTCACCGACCGGCCGCCGCTGTACGACGTGGCGCACGGCCGGGCCAGCGCCTGCCACTTCTGGAAGGAGACGCTCGATGCGGCGCGGTGA
- a CDS encoding ABC transporter permease has protein sequence MPESFVPKEAVTHGDGGTAALAMEEASSLAQPPPPGGAPSGRARSLWSDAWHDLRRNPVFIISALVILFLIVIAIWPQLIADGNPYRGDLAKAQNSSEPGHPFGYDTQGRDVYTRVVHGARASITVGVCATAGAAILGSLLGGLAGFFGGWWDTLLSRLADIFFGIPVILGGLVFLSVVTSSTVWPVVGFIVLLGWPQIARIARGSVVTAKQHDYVQAARALGAGNGRMLLRHIAPNAVAPVIVVATIALGTYISLEATLSYLGAGLKPPTVSWGIDISTASTHIRNAPHMLLWPAGALSVTVLAFIMLGDAVRDALDPKLR, from the coding sequence ATGCCTGAGTCCTTCGTACCCAAAGAAGCCGTCACCCACGGGGACGGCGGCACCGCGGCGCTGGCCATGGAAGAGGCGTCCTCGCTGGCGCAGCCGCCACCGCCGGGCGGCGCGCCGAGCGGCCGGGCGCGCAGCCTGTGGAGCGACGCCTGGCACGATCTGCGGCGCAACCCGGTCTTCATCATCTCGGCCCTGGTCATCCTCTTTCTGATCGTGATCGCGATCTGGCCGCAGTTGATCGCCGACGGCAATCCCTACCGCGGGGACCTGGCCAAGGCCCAGAACAGCTCCGAGCCCGGCCACCCCTTCGGCTACGACACCCAGGGCCGCGATGTCTACACCCGCGTGGTCCACGGCGCCCGCGCCTCCATCACCGTCGGCGTCTGCGCCACGGCCGGTGCCGCGATCCTGGGCAGCCTGCTGGGCGGCCTGGCCGGCTTCTTCGGCGGCTGGTGGGACACCCTGCTCTCCCGGCTCGCCGACATCTTCTTCGGCATCCCCGTCATCCTGGGCGGCCTGGTCTTCCTGTCCGTGGTCACCAGCAGCACGGTGTGGCCGGTGGTCGGCTTCATCGTGCTGCTGGGCTGGCCGCAGATCGCCCGGATCGCCCGCGGCTCGGTGGTGACCGCGAAACAGCACGACTACGTACAGGCCGCTCGGGCCCTCGGCGCCGGCAACGGCCGGATGCTGCTGCGGCACATCGCCCCCAACGCCGTCGCGCCGGTGATCGTGGTGGCCACCATCGCGCTGGGCACGTACATCTCGCTGGAGGCCACGCTCTCCTACCTGGGCGCGGGCCTGAAACCGCCCACCGTCTCCTGGGGCATCGACATCTCCACGGCCTCCACCCACATCCGCAACGCCCCGCACATGCTGCTGTGGCCCGCGGGCGCGCTGAGCGTCACCGTGCTGGCGTTCATCATGCTCGGCGACGCGGTGCGCGACGCCCTCGACCCCAAGCTGCGCTGA
- a CDS encoding ABC transporter permease produces MGRYVIRRLLQMIPVFIGSTLLIFLMVYALGDPVAAMFGDRAPDPATAAQIRRDLYLDQPLWKQYLHYMGQIFTGDFGTAFNGQPVTELMSSAFPVTLRLTLVAIVVEMVVGVVLGVFSGLRRGRLVDTTVLVFTLVVVSIPTFVSGYVLQYLLGVKWGWVKPAVSYEAALGELILPGVVLALVSLAYVTRLTRTSIAENARADYVRTAVAKGLPRRRVITRHLLRNSLIPVVTFIGTDIGALMGGAIVTERIFNIHGVGYQLYQGILRQNSPTVVGFVTILVLVFLLANLLVDLLYAVLDPRIRYA; encoded by the coding sequence ATGGGACGCTATGTGATCCGGCGGCTGCTCCAGATGATCCCCGTGTTCATCGGCAGCACGCTCCTGATCTTCCTGATGGTGTACGCGCTGGGCGACCCGGTCGCCGCGATGTTCGGCGACCGGGCGCCCGACCCCGCCACCGCCGCGCAGATCCGCCGGGACCTCTACCTCGATCAGCCGCTGTGGAAGCAGTACCTGCATTACATGGGTCAGATCTTCACCGGTGACTTCGGGACCGCTTTCAACGGCCAGCCGGTCACCGAACTGATGTCCTCGGCCTTTCCCGTCACCCTGCGTCTGACCCTGGTCGCCATCGTCGTCGAAATGGTCGTCGGTGTGGTGCTCGGGGTGTTCAGCGGGCTGCGCCGCGGACGCCTGGTGGACACCACCGTCCTCGTCTTCACCCTCGTCGTCGTCTCCATTCCGACCTTCGTCAGCGGCTATGTCCTGCAATACCTGCTCGGCGTGAAATGGGGCTGGGTCAAACCCGCGGTCTCCTACGAGGCCGCGCTGGGCGAACTGATCCTGCCCGGCGTGGTGCTGGCGCTGGTCTCACTCGCTTACGTGACCCGGCTGACGCGCACCTCGATCGCGGAGAACGCCCGCGCCGACTACGTCCGTACGGCCGTGGCCAAGGGACTGCCCAGACGACGGGTGATCACCCGGCACCTGCTGCGCAACTCCCTGATCCCGGTCGTCACCTTCATCGGTACGGACATCGGCGCGCTGATGGGCGGGGCGATCGTCACCGAGCGCATCTTCAACATCCACGGCGTGGGATACCAGCTCTACCAGGGCATCCTGCGGCAGAACTCGCCGACCGTCGTGGGTTTCGTGACGATCCTGGTGCTGGTCTTCCTGCTGGCGAATCTCCTCGTCGACCTCCTGTACGCCGTCCTCGACCCGCGGATCCGCTATGCCTGA
- a CDS encoding ABC transporter substrate-binding protein, which translates to MRGATCAKWAVGAVAIALAATACGGGGDGGGGNEAGIVSSSWGDPQNPVEPANTNEVQGGKVLEMISRGLKRYNPKTGAAENVLAEKIESSDAQNYTVTVKDGWTFSNGEKVTAKSFVDAWNYAALLENKQKNAPFFQYIEGYDKVHPDSGSASAKTLSGLQVKDERTFTVKLGQKFSTWPDTLGYVAFAPLPKAFFDDHDGWLKKPVGNGPYKVESYDKGTVMKLRKWDGYPGADKARNGGIDLRVYTDNNTAYTDLQAGNLDLVDDVPAAQLKNAKQDLGDRYINQPAGIIQTLTFPMYDEQWNAAGREKVRQGLSMAIDRAQITRQIFQQTRTPASDWTSPVLKEEGGYKSGVCGQACAYDPVRAKQLVQEGGGIPGGKLTISYNADTGSHKDWVDAVCNSINNALGNDKACVGSPVGTFADFRNKITKHEMTGPFRAGWQMDYPLIQNFLQPLYYSGAPSNDGQFSDPAFDKKVDEANAEADKGKAVEKFQDAEKILAQKMPSVPLWYQNGSGGYSDRISEVALNPFSVPVYNEIKVS; encoded by the coding sequence ATGCGTGGAGCCACGTGCGCGAAGTGGGCCGTGGGCGCGGTGGCCATCGCCCTCGCGGCGACGGCCTGCGGCGGGGGCGGTGACGGCGGTGGGGGGAACGAGGCGGGGATCGTCAGCTCGTCCTGGGGCGACCCGCAGAACCCGGTCGAGCCGGCAAACACCAACGAGGTGCAGGGCGGCAAGGTCCTGGAAATGATCTCCAGGGGGCTCAAGCGCTACAACCCGAAGACCGGCGCCGCCGAGAACGTGCTCGCCGAGAAGATCGAGAGCTCCGACGCGCAGAATTACACGGTCACCGTGAAGGACGGCTGGACTTTCAGCAACGGGGAGAAGGTCACCGCCAAATCCTTCGTGGACGCCTGGAACTATGCGGCGCTGCTGGAGAACAAACAGAAGAACGCGCCGTTCTTCCAGTACATCGAGGGCTACGACAAGGTCCACCCGGACAGCGGGTCGGCGAGTGCCAAAACACTCTCGGGACTTCAGGTGAAGGACGAGCGGACCTTCACCGTCAAGCTCGGCCAGAAGTTCTCCACCTGGCCGGACACCCTTGGGTACGTCGCCTTCGCCCCGCTGCCGAAGGCGTTCTTCGACGACCACGACGGCTGGCTGAAGAAGCCGGTGGGCAACGGGCCGTACAAGGTGGAGTCCTACGACAAGGGCACGGTGATGAAGCTCCGCAAGTGGGACGGGTACCCCGGTGCGGACAAGGCCCGTAACGGCGGAATCGACCTGCGGGTCTACACCGACAACAACACCGCTTACACGGATCTCCAGGCCGGCAACCTCGATCTGGTCGACGACGTTCCGGCCGCGCAGTTGAAGAACGCCAAGCAGGACCTGGGCGACCGTTACATCAATCAGCCGGCCGGCATCATCCAGACCCTCACGTTCCCCATGTACGACGAGCAGTGGAACGCGGCGGGGAGGGAAAAGGTCCGCCAGGGGCTTTCCATGGCGATCGACCGGGCACAGATCACCCGGCAGATCTTCCAGCAGACACGGACGCCCGCGAGCGACTGGACCTCTCCCGTCCTGAAGGAAGAGGGCGGCTACAAATCGGGGGTGTGCGGTCAGGCGTGCGCGTACGACCCGGTGCGGGCCAAGCAGCTCGTCCAGGAAGGCGGCGGCATTCCGGGCGGCAAGCTGACCATCTCGTACAACGCCGACACCGGCTCGCACAAGGACTGGGTCGACGCGGTCTGCAACAGCATCAACAACGCGCTGGGCAACGACAAGGCGTGCGTCGGCAGCCCGGTCGGCACCTTCGCGGACTTCCGCAACAAAATCACCAAGCACGAGATGACCGGTCCGTTCCGGGCGGGCTGGCAGATGGACTACCCGCTGATCCAGAACTTCCTGCAGCCGCTGTATTACAGCGGTGCGCCCTCCAACGACGGTCAGTTCAGCGACCCCGCGTTCGACAAGAAGGTCGACGAGGCCAATGCCGAGGCGGACAAGGGCAAGGCAGTGGAGAAATTCCAGGACGCGGAGAAGATCCTCGCGCAGAAGATGCCGTCCGTTCCGCTGTGGTACCAGAACGGCAGCGGCGGCTATTCCGACCGGATCAGCGAGGTGGCGCTGAACCCCTTCAGCGTGCCCGTCTACAACGAGATCAAGGTCAGTTGA